One genomic window of Leptospira paudalimensis includes the following:
- the ftsZ gene encoding cell division protein FtsZ, which produces MLYLEEEKTSPAIIKVIGVGGGGMNAVTRMVHSKMTGVDFIVMNTDEQVLLKSPVEVKIQLGNKVTRGMGAGGDPELGEKAALEDKERIVSALKGADMVFVTAGMGGGTGTGAAPIIAAIAKELKCLVVGVVTVPFSFEGKRRAELAKQGIDQLRANVDTLITIRNDSIFQVVDKNTPVDMAFRVIDDILLNGVRGISDIINHPGIINVDFADVKTIMKDTGDAILGVGEGRGETRVSEAVEQAINNTLLEDSSIQGAKSLLINVTGGNDLTIHEWNEVSQIITAQADPDANIIIGLNEDQSLSDQIRVTVIATGFSKKGKQYQREQKVVGSEESISPMVYLKKSDEKESGFSKESDVPRGIRQGNRSFGAQKQSSPFQNYGEDYDIPAFLRRKND; this is translated from the coding sequence ATGTTATACCTAGAAGAAGAAAAAACTAGCCCAGCAATTATCAAAGTCATTGGTGTAGGTGGTGGTGGAATGAATGCCGTCACAAGAATGGTACATTCCAAAATGACAGGTGTTGACTTCATTGTGATGAACACCGACGAACAAGTATTACTCAAATCCCCCGTTGAAGTCAAAATCCAATTGGGGAATAAAGTAACCCGCGGTATGGGTGCTGGTGGTGATCCAGAACTCGGAGAAAAAGCAGCCTTAGAAGATAAGGAACGGATTGTATCTGCTTTAAAAGGTGCCGATATGGTGTTTGTCACTGCCGGTATGGGTGGTGGAACTGGAACAGGTGCTGCTCCGATCATTGCAGCCATTGCAAAAGAATTAAAATGTTTAGTGGTTGGTGTTGTGACTGTCCCTTTTTCATTTGAAGGGAAACGAAGAGCAGAACTTGCCAAACAAGGGATTGACCAACTCCGTGCGAATGTAGATACCCTTATCACCATTCGTAATGATTCTATTTTCCAAGTAGTCGATAAAAATACCCCTGTGGACATGGCCTTTCGAGTGATCGATGATATCTTGTTAAATGGTGTTCGTGGTATCAGTGATATCATCAACCATCCAGGAATCATCAATGTGGATTTTGCTGATGTGAAAACCATCATGAAAGACACGGGTGATGCGATTTTGGGAGTAGGGGAAGGGCGTGGGGAAACACGTGTTTCTGAAGCGGTGGAACAAGCGATCAACAATACCTTGTTAGAAGATTCTAGCATCCAAGGAGCTAAATCACTTCTCATCAACGTAACTGGTGGAAACGATCTCACCATCCATGAATGGAATGAAGTTTCTCAAATCATCACTGCACAAGCAGATCCCGATGCCAATATCATCATTGGTCTCAATGAAGACCAAAGCCTATCCGACCAAATCCGAGTGACAGTGATTGCGACTGGTTTTTCTAAAAAAGGAAAACAATACCAGAGAGAACAAAAGGTTGTAGGGTCTGAAGAGTCGATTTCCCCTATGGTATATCTCAAAAAATCCGATGAAAAAGAATCTGGATTTTCCAAAGAATCAGATGTCCCGAGAGGGATTCGCCAAGGGAATCGAAGTTTTGGAGCCCAAAAACAATCCTCCCCATTTCAAAATTATGGAGAGGATTATGATATTCCTGCTTTTTTACGTAGGAAAAACGATTAA